Sequence from the Herbaspirillum sp. meg3 genome:
AATGGCGGCACTGGGCTTGTTCGGCCTGAGTATTCCAGAGCAATGGGGCGGTCTTGGTCTGGGCATGGAGGACGAGGTCGCGGTATTGATTGCGCTGTGCCGCGCCAATCTGTCGTTCCGCTCTGCCATTGGCATCAACAACGGCGTCGGCTCGCACGGTCTGCTGACCTATGGCAGCGACACGCAGCGCGAACGTTATCTGCCGCAGTTGGCCAGCGGCGAAATGATTGCGTCGTTCTGCCTGACTGAACCAGACTGCGGCTCGGATGCCGCCGCTTTGCGCACCAGCGCACGTCTCGATGGAGATCATTGGGTGCTCGATGGGGTCAAGCGCTACATCACCAATGCACCGTCGGCCGATGTCTTCACCGTGATCGCACGTACTGATCCGGCGAGTCGCGACCATCGCGGTCTGTCGGCCTTTCTGCTGGATCGCAATACACCCGGACTCAACATCGGCAAGACTGATCGCAAAATGGGATTGCATGGATCGCATACGGCCGACGTGACCTTCGCGCACTGCCGCATTCCGGCCGATGCCATCATTGGCGAACCAGGCCTGGGATTTGCGTTGGCGATGTCGTCACTCAACCGCGGCCGGCTCAGTATCGCCGCCGCAGCCATCGGCGCCGGGTTGCGCCTGATGGAAGAAGCGCTCAACTACGCCACGCAACGGCACAGCTTCGGCGAACCGATCGCGCAGCATCAGCTCGTGCAAGCCATGCTGGCCGATTCCGAAACGGAATTGTTCGCCGCACGTTGCATGCTCGAGCACACCGCACGCCGCTTCGATCAGGGACTGCCGGTGATCAAGGAAGCGTCATGCTGCAAATTGTTCGCCACCGAAACGGTAGGCAAAGTCGCCGACCGCGTACTGCAGATTTTCGGTGGCGCGGGTTTCATGGCGGAATATCCCATCGAACGCATCTACCGCGACGTACGTGTGATGCGCATCTACGAAGGGACGTCGCAGATTCAGCAATTGCTGATTGCGAAGCAGATGCTCAAGGAGCATGCTGCCAAGCACTAATCGTCTTGCATCCCTTCCGTGTTTTTGCAACAGCCTCTAAGGACGGCCACCGCCGCAAATCACGATCTGCCCGCTGATGTAATTCGACTCCGGAATACAGAACAGATACACCGCCCCTGCCGCTTCCGCCGGTGTGCCTGCGCGTCCCATCGGAATCATCGTTTCCAGATTTTTCATCAACTGCTGATTGACGCCGACCTTGATTTCTTGTCCTGAGATATTGATGGTGGCGTCATCACCGGTGGCAGCTTCCGTCAAGCGTGTCTTGATCAGGCCGAAGGCAACGCTGTTGACGTTGATCTTGTAACGCCCCCATTCTTTTGCCAGGGCTTTGGTGAGTCCGTTGATCGCCGATTTTGCCGCGGAATAATTGGCTTGTCCGGCGTTGCCCATCACACCCGACACGGATGAAATATTGACCACCTTGCGGAACACTTCATGGCCTTGCTCGGCTTCTTCTTTCGCGGCGCGGCGAAAATACTCTGATGCCGCGCGCAGGATGCGAAACGGCGCCGTGACGTGCACATCCATGATGGCATCCCACTGTTCGTCGGACATCTTCTGGATCACGTTGTCCCAGGTGTAGCCGGCGTTGTTGACGATGATATCGAGACGGCCGAAGGTGGACAGCGCGGTGTCGACGAAGCGCGCGGCGAATTCAGGCGCAGTGACGTTGCCGACGCATGTCGTGGCGCGGCCACCGGCGGCGACGATTTCTTGCGTGACGCTCTCGGCGACGGCGGCATCAAGATCGTTGATGACAAGCGCGGCGCCATCAGCCGCCAGCTTGAGTGCAATCTCGCGTCCGATGCCGCGTCCCGAACCGCTGACGATGGCGACTTTTCCTTCCAGCTTGCTGCTCATACGGTCTCCTTCAATGATTCAAACGTGAATAAAGAGAATCAGCGAACAGGCGGCTTGCCATGGCGTGACATAGCGTGACGTGATGGGGCCGCTCGATTTTTTTGGTGTTTTATTGTTGTTGATACAGCGTGACGACACAGGCGCCACCCAGGCCGAGATTGTGCTGCAATCCCCAGCGCGCGCCGTCGACCTGGCGTTGCCCGGCCTGTCCGCGCAATTGCCAGACCAGTTCCGCACACTGCGCCAGACCGGTCGCGCCGAGCGGATGACCTTTCGACAGCAGACCGCCGGACGGATTGGTGACGATCTTGCCGCCATACGTATTGTCGCCGTCGAGGATGAATTTTTCTGCGGTGCCGGGTGGTGTCAGTTTGAGTGCTTCATAACTGATCAATTCGTTGGCGGTGAAGCAGTCATGCAACTCGACAACGTCGATGTCTTCCGGTCCGACGCCGGCTTCGGCATAGACGCGTTCCACTGCAGTCGCCGTCATGTCGTAGCCGACCAGTCTGCGCATATCACCGCTCCTGCCACTGTCGAAGGATGCGGGCCGGTCGGTGGTCATCGCCTGCCCCGCTATGGCGACGCTGGCATCAAGTTTGAACCAGCGCGCAAAACGTTTGGAACACAGCACCGCCGCGGCCGCGCCGCAGGTCGGCGGGCAACACTGGAAGCGCGTCATCAGGCCGAACACTGACGGTGACGCCATCACTTCTTCCAGCGTCAGCGGTGCGCGAAAGACGGCATAGGGATTATGCGCGGCATGACGGCGCGCCTTCACCGCGATGCGTCCAAAGGTCTCCGGCGCGATGCCGTACTGATCGAGATAGGCCTGCCCGGCGCCACCAAAAAATTGCGCAGCGCGCGGCGCATTGTCATCGAATCCCTGGATGCTTTTCATCACATCCGCAAAGCGTTGCAGCGGCGCGGGCCGATCGGCGTAGATGGTCTTCAGCGCGCCCGGCGACATTTGCTCGACGCCGACGACGAGCGCGCAATCGATAGCGCCGCAAGCGATCGCCTGACGCGCGAGAAAAAGTGCGGTGGAACCGGTGGCGCAATTGTTGTTGACGTTGATGATGGGAATGCCGGTGAGACCGACTTCGTAGAGCATCGCCTGCCCGCTGGTGGAGTCGCCGTAGACGTACCCGGCATAGGCTTGTTCGATGGCTTCGTAACGTAACCCGGCATCGTTGAGTGCGGCACGCATTGCTGTTGCGCCCATGTCCACATACGACGCACTCGTACCTGGTTTGGCAAAGGGAATCATGCCCACGCCGGCGACATAAACTTTTTCGCTCATGACCGTCTCCTCGCCCCTTCTGGGTCCGCGCCGGCAAGATTTTTAGCTGGCGTGTAAAGTATTGCGAACGCGTGTACTAAATATCCAGAACTCATTTCATCAATAGGCGTGAGATGCGTTCTTCCCAGAAAGGGCGCTGGCAAGGCGCGTGACGCGTCGCGTGGTAAGCCACGCGCAAGGAGCGCAACACGGCCAGCGCCCTTTCTGGGAAGAACCCGGAGGGAGCGGCCTGTTTGGGCGAATTGCTGCGTTACGAATCGGGGTCAAGACACCCAGTCTTGACCCCGATTCGCGCCTTGCACTTCATCCCAAACAGGAAAAGCTCGCACTCACGCCTATTGATGAAATGAGTTCTAGTTGGCGAAAGCAAATGTTTCTGCTTGACCAACAAGTAAGCACGTTGGTTGACTCCAATCATACTACTTAGTATATTAGATCGAAGTCAATATAAGAAAAAGCCGCGCTACAACACACCTGCAGCCGCACCTCACACGGCAATGGAGAGAAGATGGCGATTATTTGGGACCCTCCTCTTACTGAGGAGGCTCGTAACTGGCGAGACATTGCACGCCGGCTTGCGCATGATCAGTTGGCCCCCCTTGCGGCCGAGATCGATCGCGATCAACGCTACCCTCACGAAAACGTTCAGGCACTCCACGAGAGCGGCATCGCCTCGATGTTCATCCCCGAGGAATATGGCGGCGGCGGCGCATCGCTGATAGCCTTCTGCGCGGTCATCGAAGAGCTAGCGCGTGCCTGCGCGTCCACCAGCGGCATCGTCGCAACCTTGCAGCTGGGCGCATTGCCGCTGCTACGTGCCGGCACATGCGCACAAAAGGACACCTACATCCGCTCTATCGTCGCCAAGCGTGAATCGATTTCCTTCGCGCTGAGCGAGCGCGAAGCAGGTTCAGATCCTTCCAACATGCAGACGCTCGCCATTCCGGAAAACGACGGCTGGCGGCTGCGTGGTGAAAAACGCTGGATTGGCGGCGGCGGCGAATGCGCCTACTACGTGGTATTTGCGCAAACGGAGCCGGGCAAGGGACGCGCAGGCATCGCCGCCTTTATCGTCTCGGCCAACGCCGACGGGGTACGCGATGACGCGCGCGAAGACAAGATGGGCATGCGCGGCACCGTCAACACTACCGTCGTGCTGAATACCTGGGTGCCGGCAGAAAGCATGATCGCCGCGCCCGGCAAAGCCCTCAAGCTCGCCCTGGAAGCGTTGAACGTCGGACGCGTCGTCGTGGCGGCGCAATCGAATGGCATTGCACTCGCGGCATTCACCGCTGCGGCGCGCCGTGCGGCGGTTCGCACCACCTTCGGACAGCATCTGGTTGACCACCAGGGAATAGGTTTCAAGCTTTCTGATGTCGCAACTCGGCTATCCGCAGGTAGAATGCTTGCATACGAGACCGCCCGCAGTTTCGATACCGGTCAGGATGTCGCGCTCATCGGCGCCCAAGCAAAGTTGTTCTGCAGCGAGGCTGCCCATGACGCAGTCGATATCGGCGTACAGGTATTTGGGGGGGAAGGTTTCGTGAAGCCTTCGCTCGTCGAGCGTCTTTATCGTGATCAGCGCGCCACCGAAATTTATGAAGGTACTTCGGAGATCCAGAGACTGGTGCTCGCACGGGCGATACATGCCGAGTTTAATAATGAGGAGCAAGCATAATGAAGGTCGACACAGCACGTCCCACATCGACAACAAATGAATTTGCCGGAGACGATACAGATCCACGCAGCGAGATTCTCGATGCAGCGGCTCTGGCATTCATGACAAAAGGTTATGCCGCTACCAGCATCGACGATGTCGCTGATATTCTCAGCGCCACCAAGGGCAAGATCTACCATCACTACCGCAAGAAAGCCGACCTGTTCTTCGACGTACACAAGCGCGGCATGGAAATGGATCTGGCCGCCGTGCAAGCTGCTGCCTCGCTGTCGCATCAGAAGGCGATCGACAAGCTGCGCGCAATGACACTGGCGCACATTACCGTGATCATGGATCACCTGCCGTACCAGCGCGTCGCCGTGCAAGGTCTGGAAATGCATCTGGCCGGCGAAACCACTGCCGCCCAACGCGAAGTCCTGTCCGAAATTCTGGTACTGCGCGATCAATACGAAAACCTGTTCCGCGACACCATCCGCCTGGTCATGGAAGAAGGCCACGCGCCGCAGCAAGATCTGCAGATCGTGGTGAAGGCATTCTTCGGCGCGCTCAACTGGACTACCATCTGGTTCCGTCCCCGCGTCGATCAGACCGAAGCTGAAAAGCTCTCCGTCGCCGACACCATCGCCACCTTTGCCATTCGCGGGCTTGGGGCGGAGTAATGCGCTCCGGTGCGCTCCTCGCCGCCGCGCCCTTGCATCTTGATCCCATCGAAAGCTGGGATCGCGCCACGCTGGAATCATTCCAGCTGGCGAAGCTGCGAACCCAGTTGGCGCGGCTCGCACAAGACAGCGCGTACTATGCGCCGCTGTTTAAACGGCTAGGCTGGAACGCCGGCGAACTTGGTTCGCTGGCTGACCTGAGCAAGCTGCCGTTCACGACCAAATCCGACTACGTCAATTCCATCGGTCCCGATGCGCCTTTCGGACAGTTCATGACTGTGCCGCGAAGCGACGTGCTGCGCATGCATTTTTCCTCCGGCACGACATCAACGCCGACGCCGCAATTCTGGACCCAGCACGATCTCGACCGTTGGGCCGCGATGTACGCACGCCACTCGCACGCGCAGGGCATCGGCCCGGACGACATCGTGCAATGCATGTACAGCTACACCTGGTTCGTCGGCGGTCTCGGCGCCACGGCCGGTTATCAACGCGTCGGTGCCATGGTGATCCCGGCCGGCAGCCAGGATACCGAACGCCAGATCAATACCCTCTTCACCTACGGCAGCACCGTACTGTGCGGCACGCCCTCATTCATCACGCATCTGGCGGAAGAAGTCCGCAAGCGCGGACGCGATCCGGCTACGTCAACCGTGCGCACCATCATGATGGGTGGCGAACCCGGCGCCAGCATCCCCGCCACGCGCAAACGCATTCAAGAACTGTGGGGCGCGCGCGCCTATGATGCCTACGGCTGCCTTGAATTTCAGCCGATTGCCGGCGAATGCGACGCGCAGGCCGGACTGCATCTGGCGGAAGATTTCCTCTATGCAGAAGTGGTCGACGCCGAAACCCGCCAGGCCGTCCCCGACGGCACACCCGGCGTGCTGGTGGTGACCCATCTCGACAAACAGGCCGGGCCGCTGGTGCGCTGGTGGACCGGCGATATCGTAGTGCGCGATTCCACACCTTGTACCTGTGGCCGCACGCATGCGCGCCTGCTCGGCGGCGTGCGCGGACGTGCCGATGACATGCTGGTGGTACGCGGCGTCAACGTTTTTCCTTCCGCCGTCGAAGAGGTGGTGCGCAAGTCGCCCGGTCTCGGCGACGAATATCAGCTGGTGATCAATGCCTCGGTCTATGATGCCGGCGGCTTCATGAAATCCCTCCACGTGCGCGTGGAACAAAGCGACGCGTCTGCCGACACAGACCAACTGGCCGCACAGCTGGTGCGCGATATCAAAGAGAAGTTGCAGGTCGGCGCTGCCGTAGAGGTCCTGCCTTTCGGCACGCTCACACGCAGTACGCACAAGGCAAAACGCCTGGTCAGGGAAGACTGACCGGAGACAGGCACGACAGCATCGGAATATAAAAAACCAAGAAGCCACAAGAAATAGAAAAGGCTCGTTTCCCACGGGTAGCACCGATCAGCGCCAAGCAACATCAGGAGGAGCGGACATGGAAGCCATCGTCACCGTCGAGCATACCGACGTCATCGCCTGGGTCAGCATGAACCAGCCCGAGCGGCGCAATGCCTTGACGCCGGAAATGCGCGATGCCCTGATCGACGTCTTCGAGCGGCTCGCAGAAAATGTCGACTGCCGCGCCGTGATCCTGGGCGGCAGCGATCGCAGCTTCTGCGCCGGCGGCGACCTGTCCAGCCTGCCTTCGGGCGACACGCTCGCCAGCCGCAAACGCATGGCGCAGGCCCATCGCCTGCTGCGCCTGATTACCGAACTCTCCAAACCCGTCATCGCCGCCGTCGACGGCACCGCATTCGGTGCCGGCATGTCATTGGCGTTGGCCTGCGATTATGTGCTGTGCAGCGAACGCGCACGTTTTTGCACAGCCTTCTCCAACGTCGGCTTGATGGCGGATATGGGCTTGCTATGGTCTTTGCCGCAGCGCGTTAGCTCGGGACAGGTTCGCCGCCTGCTGTTCACCAGCGTGGTAGTCGACGGCGATGAGGCGCTGCGCCTCGGGCTCGCCGATCAATTGGTCACTTCGGAAGAACTGCATCAGAGTGCGCTCGACATCGCGACCCAATTTGCGGGTGCACCGCCCTTGTCGGTGGCGCTAACCAAGGCCGCACTCACGCGCATGCCGGCGCCGTTGCAAAATGTGGTGGGACTGGAACTCGACGGCCAGTCGCAATTGTTTTCCAGTGCAGATTTCACGGAAGGGCGTTATGCCTTTCTGGAAAAAAGACGGCCGCAGTTTCAAGGGCGTTGATTAATCGATCAGTTACTCGCTTTACCGAAAGATTCGTACCTGCGGGTATGGTGGCACTTCAGTTAGGATTGCGCTCGTCACAACATAGAGGACATGTCATGAAAAGACTATTCACTGCATTCGCAACGCCGCTCTGCACCGCCCTCACCGGTGTCTTCGCCGGCAGCCTGGGTTTGAGCCTGGTGGTCGTACCGGCCCAGGCGCAGGAAAGAGAAAAAGTCACCATTGCGATCGGTACCGATGTGCTCGACGCGTCGCAGGTCAACAATACATCCCTCCCTATCTACACCAAGTGCTGGGAAAACGCCGGCCTCGACGTCACGCTGCAGCCCACCAATTCCACCACGGCCATGCAGGCCGTGCTGACCGGCCAGGCTGACATGGTCAACATGGGCCCGGCGGCGGCAATCATTGCCCGTACCAAGGGTGCGCCGCTGAAAGCGGTGTATCTCAACATGCGCCACAACTTCCAGTTCCCGGTGGTGCTCGACTCGTCGCCGATCAAAACGATAGCCGACTTCAAGGGCAAGACGATCGGCGTGCTGTCCTACGGTTCGCAAATGGTGCAGATCTTCAAAGGCATGCTCACTGAAGCGGGCATCAATCCGGACAAAGATGTGACCTTTGTCGAAACCGGGTCCGGCGCGCAAGCCGTCACCGCGTTGTCGCGTGGTCGCGTCGACATCTGGGGCACCTGGGATTCGCAAATTGCCACAGCAGAAAACATGGGTCTGAAGCTGCGCCGCTTCTCGTCGCCGTTTGCCGACAAGCTCAATTTCGGCGGATCGTATTTCGTGCGCGACGACATGATTACCAAGCGTCCCAAGACCATCGAAAAAGTCTTGCGCTGTGTTGCCATGGGCTCGGTCACCGCGCTCGCCAATCCCCAAGGATCATTGAAGGTGCATTGGAAAGTGTTCCCGCTCACCAAGCCCTCAAGCGTGGATGACGCGACGGCCATCAAACAAGGCCTGCACATCATTCAGACGCGCGGCGAATTCCTCAAGCTGGAACCGGGCGTCAAATGGGGGGAAATCCCGATCAGCGCCGTCGCCAACATGGTGGCCTTCATGAAGGCTAACAACGTCATCCAGACCAGCCCCAAGCTGGAAGACCTGTACACCAATCAGTTCATCGCCGGCATCAACAACTTCGATACGGCCAAAGTGGTGGCTGCGGCCAAAGCGCTGCCGCAGTAAGCAGAACTCAGCCACACTCCGCCAGTTTTACGCTACCGGCCGCGTTTGAATCGCGACCGGTAGCGCCCCTTCCCTCTTTACCTGCAGGTCGCGTCATGACAAAACCCGTCTATGTCGCCGGCATTGGTATGACGACGCTCGGCAAACATCTCGACAAATCCGTCAAACAACTGACTGCCACCGCAGTCGAACTGGCGCTGCAAGATGCCGGTATCGGCAAGGATGCCATCGAGGCGGCGTGGTTCTGCAACACGCGTCAGGGTGTGCTGGAAGGCCAACATGGGGTACGCGGACAAGCTTCGCTGCGCGCGATGGGCTTCGAAGGCATCCCGATCTTCAACACCGACAATGCCTGCGCCAGTTCCAGCTCGGGATTGATGCAAGCCTATGCAGCAGTGCGCGCCGGTGTGTACGAAGTAGCGCTGGTGGTCGGCACGGAAAAGATGAACTACCCGCACAAGCGCCAGGAGATGTTCGAAGCCTTCAAGGGTAGCTGGGATCGCGACCTCGCCGACCGCCACATGCAGCAATTGCTGGCCATGGGCGCCGGGCTTGATCTCCCGCCGGAAGCGGCGGAGACCAACAACGCCACCGAACGCAGCGTGTTCATGGACATCTACGCAGCACAGGCGCATTTCCACATGAAGACCTTCGGCACCACGCAACGCCAGATTGCCGCCGTCGCCGCAAAGAACCATTGGCATTCGCAATTCAATCCGCTGGCGCAATACCGCACGCCGATGAGCATCGAGGAAGTACTGGCCGACAAAATGATTGCATGGCCGATCACGCGCGCCATGTGCGCGCCGATGAGCGACGGTTCCTGTGCGCTGGTCGTGATGTCGGATTGGGCCGTGAAAAAATTGGGTAACG
This genomic interval carries:
- a CDS encoding acyl-CoA dehydrogenase family protein codes for the protein MPLDEQTRTQFVTAVERFVTERLLPAEVQVEQDGRVPDDILGEMAALGLFGLSIPEQWGGLGLGMEDEVAVLIALCRANLSFRSAIGINNGVGSHGLLTYGSDTQRERYLPQLASGEMIASFCLTEPDCGSDAAALRTSARLDGDHWVLDGVKRYITNAPSADVFTVIARTDPASRDHRGLSAFLLDRNTPGLNIGKTDRKMGLHGSHTADVTFAHCRIPADAIIGEPGLGFALAMSSLNRGRLSIAAAAIGAGLRLMEEALNYATQRHSFGEPIAQHQLVQAMLADSETELFAARCMLEHTARRFDQGLPVIKEASCCKLFATETVGKVADRVLQIFGGAGFMAEYPIERIYRDVRVMRIYEGTSQIQQLLIAKQMLKEHAAKH
- a CDS encoding SDR family NAD(P)-dependent oxidoreductase, which produces MSSKLEGKVAIVSGSGRGIGREIALKLAADGAALVINDLDAAVAESVTQEIVAAGGRATTCVGNVTAPEFAARFVDTALSTFGRLDIIVNNAGYTWDNVIQKMSDEQWDAIMDVHVTAPFRILRAASEYFRRAAKEEAEQGHEVFRKVVNISSVSGVMGNAGQANYSAAKSAINGLTKALAKEWGRYKINVNSVAFGLIKTRLTEAATGDDATINISGQEIKVGVNQQLMKNLETMIPMGRAGTPAEAAGAVYLFCIPESNYISGQIVICGGGRP
- a CDS encoding lipid-transfer protein gives rise to the protein MSEKVYVAGVGMIPFAKPGTSASYVDMGATAMRAALNDAGLRYEAIEQAYAGYVYGDSTSGQAMLYEVGLTGIPIINVNNNCATGSTALFLARQAIACGAIDCALVVGVEQMSPGALKTIYADRPAPLQRFADVMKSIQGFDDNAPRAAQFFGGAGQAYLDQYGIAPETFGRIAVKARRHAAHNPYAVFRAPLTLEEVMASPSVFGLMTRFQCCPPTCGAAAAVLCSKRFARWFKLDASVAIAGQAMTTDRPASFDSGRSGDMRRLVGYDMTATAVERVYAEAGVGPEDIDVVELHDCFTANELISYEALKLTPPGTAEKFILDGDNTYGGKIVTNPSGGLLSKGHPLGATGLAQCAELVWQLRGQAGQRQVDGARWGLQHNLGLGGACVVTLYQQQ
- a CDS encoding acyl-CoA dehydrogenase family protein; the protein is MAIIWDPPLTEEARNWRDIARRLAHDQLAPLAAEIDRDQRYPHENVQALHESGIASMFIPEEYGGGGASLIAFCAVIEELARACASTSGIVATLQLGALPLLRAGTCAQKDTYIRSIVAKRESISFALSEREAGSDPSNMQTLAIPENDGWRLRGEKRWIGGGGECAYYVVFAQTEPGKGRAGIAAFIVSANADGVRDDAREDKMGMRGTVNTTVVLNTWVPAESMIAAPGKALKLALEALNVGRVVVAAQSNGIALAAFTAAARRAAVRTTFGQHLVDHQGIGFKLSDVATRLSAGRMLAYETARSFDTGQDVALIGAQAKLFCSEAAHDAVDIGVQVFGGEGFVKPSLVERLYRDQRATEIYEGTSEIQRLVLARAIHAEFNNEEQA
- a CDS encoding TetR family transcriptional regulator — encoded protein: MKVDTARPTSTTNEFAGDDTDPRSEILDAAALAFMTKGYAATSIDDVADILSATKGKIYHHYRKKADLFFDVHKRGMEMDLAAVQAAASLSHQKAIDKLRAMTLAHITVIMDHLPYQRVAVQGLEMHLAGETTAAQREVLSEILVLRDQYENLFRDTIRLVMEEGHAPQQDLQIVVKAFFGALNWTTIWFRPRVDQTEAEKLSVADTIATFAIRGLGAE
- a CDS encoding phenylacetate--CoA ligase family protein; its protein translation is MRSGALLAAAPLHLDPIESWDRATLESFQLAKLRTQLARLAQDSAYYAPLFKRLGWNAGELGSLADLSKLPFTTKSDYVNSIGPDAPFGQFMTVPRSDVLRMHFSSGTTSTPTPQFWTQHDLDRWAAMYARHSHAQGIGPDDIVQCMYSYTWFVGGLGATAGYQRVGAMVIPAGSQDTERQINTLFTYGSTVLCGTPSFITHLAEEVRKRGRDPATSTVRTIMMGGEPGASIPATRKRIQELWGARAYDAYGCLEFQPIAGECDAQAGLHLAEDFLYAEVVDAETRQAVPDGTPGVLVVTHLDKQAGPLVRWWTGDIVVRDSTPCTCGRTHARLLGGVRGRADDMLVVRGVNVFPSAVEEVVRKSPGLGDEYQLVINASVYDAGGFMKSLHVRVEQSDASADTDQLAAQLVRDIKEKLQVGAAVEVLPFGTLTRSTHKAKRLVRED
- a CDS encoding enoyl-CoA hydratase/isomerase family protein, with product MEAIVTVEHTDVIAWVSMNQPERRNALTPEMRDALIDVFERLAENVDCRAVILGGSDRSFCAGGDLSSLPSGDTLASRKRMAQAHRLLRLITELSKPVIAAVDGTAFGAGMSLALACDYVLCSERARFCTAFSNVGLMADMGLLWSLPQRVSSGQVRRLLFTSVVVDGDEALRLGLADQLVTSEELHQSALDIATQFAGAPPLSVALTKAALTRMPAPLQNVVGLELDGQSQLFSSADFTEGRYAFLEKRRPQFQGR
- a CDS encoding ABC transporter substrate-binding protein, with protein sequence MKRLFTAFATPLCTALTGVFAGSLGLSLVVVPAQAQEREKVTIAIGTDVLDASQVNNTSLPIYTKCWENAGLDVTLQPTNSTTAMQAVLTGQADMVNMGPAAAIIARTKGAPLKAVYLNMRHNFQFPVVLDSSPIKTIADFKGKTIGVLSYGSQMVQIFKGMLTEAGINPDKDVTFVETGSGAQAVTALSRGRVDIWGTWDSQIATAENMGLKLRRFSSPFADKLNFGGSYFVRDDMITKRPKTIEKVLRCVAMGSVTALANPQGSLKVHWKVFPLTKPSSVDDATAIKQGLHIIQTRGEFLKLEPGVKWGEIPISAVANMVAFMKANNVIQTSPKLEDLYTNQFIAGINNFDTAKVVAAAKALPQ
- a CDS encoding thiolase family protein, whose translation is MTKPVYVAGIGMTTLGKHLDKSVKQLTATAVELALQDAGIGKDAIEAAWFCNTRQGVLEGQHGVRGQASLRAMGFEGIPIFNTDNACASSSSGLMQAYAAVRAGVYEVALVVGTEKMNYPHKRQEMFEAFKGSWDRDLADRHMQQLLAMGAGLDLPPEAAETNNATERSVFMDIYAAQAHFHMKTFGTTQRQIAAVAAKNHWHSQFNPLAQYRTPMSIEEVLADKMIAWPITRAMCAPMSDGSCALVVMSDWAVKKLGNASRAVKIRGIAVGSGTERTPEQYDRHLTRLTALKAYDMAGIGPQDISVAELHDASAIAEILHAENVGFCAYGDGGPLAESGDTKLGGRLPINVSGGLLSKGHPIGATGAIQIHELVTQLRGEAGQRQVEGARMGLAENGGGFYGLEEAACVVTILEK